The Papaver somniferum cultivar HN1 chromosome 6, ASM357369v1, whole genome shotgun sequence genome segment atccaccagttccttgagtagttattcatctttgcatgatgaacgccgtggagtctagagctcaactacactttttatcctagtctgagacttagctataagtagactagaaatcaagacttatagttttggcaactaaacttgacaaacaagcttgagataacaacgcttgcgagttcgaccgacaaGTGTTCTAACAAGATGGCTCACATACATCTGTGACTCATATTGGCACTGTTGACTTATCATCTACTATTAAACAGCTTGATGTCTTTCATATTCCAAGCTTCAAGTTCAACTTGATCCCTGTCAGTAAACTGACCAGCACATCTAATTGTTGCATCAAATTCTCACACGAATCTTATACATTTCAGGACCGTCGAACAACCAAGGAGATTGGATGGAGCAGGAAGGTTGTCGGTCTTTATCATTTCTGTTTTCAAccatttgctttatttttagaTGCAAATGAGACTGTTGATACATGGCACTGCCGTCTCTGCAATCCAAGTGTGGATCGTTTTAAGTTTTATCTCGCAATTTACCTTTCATTCGTTCTTCATTCAATCACGCATGTGATGTATACCCACGGGCTAAACAATCTTGTCTTAAATTTAATACCAGTATTTCTTTTTGTAAGCATCCCTTTCAATTGATTCATGCTGACATATGGGGGTCATTCTCAACCCCTTCTATAACTGGTGCTAAATACTTCCTAACAATTTTGGATGACTAGATGCACTTGGGTATTTTTGAtgcaagtcaaaaaaaaaaatcaattttgttaTTAACCAATTTGGTCGAAAAATATCTACCATCTCTTCTGGTATTAATTGCTTAATCATTCCTCAACTACAGACTTTCAGGTCTGATAATAGATCCGAGTTCAAGTCTAATGAACTTCAATCATGGTTTCACCAACATGGAATCTTACATTAAATTAGTTGTGTGTACACCATGCAATAGAATGGCATTGTTGAAAGAAAACATCGCCATTTGCTAAATGTAGCTAGAGCATTGTGTTTTCAATCTAATCTTCCGCTTGTTTTTGGCTGAATGTATTCTTGTTGCTACCTATATTATCAATAAATTACCAACTCctattttgtctcataagatacCGCATGAAATGCTACTTCATAAACCTCCAGATTACTCATCCCTGTGAGTAATTGGTTTCCTTTGTTTTGCGAGAAACACTAGGACTTATAACAAATTTGATCAACGTGCCAAGCATGACATCTTTGTTGGTTACCCTTATGGCCCAAAGGGATATTCTATTTATGATATGGAATCAAAATCCATCTACACCTCAAGAGATGTTGTGTTTCATGAAACTGTCTTTCCTTTTCATGATGTATCCAACGTCTCTAATCCATCATTCCCTGTACCGGTTTCACAATCTGAGTACATAAATTATGATCCCATAAATTCGTCTCCATCTTTACCATTGTCCTCATCTGACAATTCATATCAGTCTTCTTTCTAACCCGGCTGTACAGACTCACAACATGTCTCTATATCCGGGACTTTATCTCCCACAGTACCACCAGCTCAACATGGTCCATTAATTTCTGTAGAATCTCCTACAGAAACTACAAACACCACTGATACATACGTTTCTCATAAGTCATTTCTAGCCGTTGTTGTTCTCACAGAAGAACCAAAAACATTTTCTCAAGCCATCAAATGTCCTAAATGGCGAGCAGCTATGGTAAAATAAATCCTTGCGTTAGAGGTAAATAATACTTAGATCATGGTTGATTTACCACCTGGTAAAACAAGAATTGTAAGTGGGTTTTCAAAATCAAACTTAACTCTGATGGTACTATTGAACGTTACAAGGCTCGACTCATAACCAAGGGTTACATTCAACATGAAGGTATTGATTATTATGATACTTTTGCACCTGTAGCCAAACTTGTCATTTTCCGTGTTTTATTGTCTATTGCAGCCATCAAGGGTTGGTCTCTATATCAGCTGGATGTAAACGACGCCTTCCTCGAAGGGGATctggatgaagaaatttacatgaaaatACCTCCTGTTTTAGCTCGCAAAAGTGAGTCTCAGGTCTTTAAGCTTAGTAAATCTCTCTACGGCCTCAAGCAAGCCTCTCGTCAATGGTTTTCCAAACTTTCTTCGGTATTGATAGTTGAAGGCTTTACCAAATCTCTATGTGACAACTCCCTTTTCACATATTCTTGTTCTCGTCTATGTTGACGACGTCATTATCACTGGCACAGACGATAATTTTTTTAGCTCCCTTAAGTGACGCCTTGCCTCTCACTTCCCATTAAGGACCTTGATCGCTTAAAATATTTTTTAGGGATTGAGGTTTCTCGTTACCCTAATGGGATATTTCTATGTCAACGTAAATATGTCTTAGACATTCTAAAAGACTCTGGCCTCACAGGGGCACGTATCTCATCTTTTCCAATGAATACTCATCTCAAGCTACTTCCTACTGATGGAAAGGACTTAGCTGATCCAAGCTCTTTTTGTCGCCTGATTGGCAGATAATTTTATCTCACAACGCGTCCGGATATAACGTATGCAGTGAATTATTTGAGTCATTTCATGCAACGTCCTCGCACTGCTCATCTTGATGCTGCTAATCGTATCCTACGTTATCTCAAGGGAACAAATGGACATGGCATATTTTTATCTTCTATCAGTTCTCTTTCTCTACATGGTTACACCGATTTTGATTGGGCAGGATGCCCTATGACCCAGAGTTCTACTACAGGCTATTTTGTTACAATTGGTAATAGTCTTGTTTAATGGAAATCAAAGAAACAACCCACTGTAGCCCGCTCTTCCGttgaagctgaatatcgtgccTTAGCTAATCTCACTGCAGACATTGGTTACGATATCTTCTCAGGGACATGCACATTCCATGTCTTCTCCTTTCCCTGTTTCTTGTGATAGTTAGTATGCAATTCATATTGCTCAaaatcctgtttttcatgaacGTACTAAACATATAGAGattgattgttattttgttcttgAAAAATTGCTTAATGGATTAATCCTCCCGAAGCATCTTCCATCTGCTGATCAACTTGCAGATCTTTTTACTAAGCCATTAAGAGCTCCACAATTTGACCGCCTGGTTAGCAAATTGGGCGTTGGTTCTGGCTCTACCGCTCCAATTTGAGGGGGTATTAAGTTGTTATATTCTAGTCAACTTACAGGGTTACAAGCCTAGTCAAGTTGTTGTATTCTAGTCAGTATTCTTCCCTTTCTTTTAGCTAAGGAGGTATAGTCTTCCTATTCTCCGTTATTCCTATTCTTCCGATATATCTTAGTTGTTATCTTTGTAAACCAATGTAATTTGTATGATATgaatatcaatgaatgaaaacaATCTCTACACAGCTGTGTGAGAAACCAAAACCTCTGTCACCAGATTTCTTTAGATTAACTCTTGTATCCATCTGAGAACGCCACAACGAGGATGCATGATCCCATTTTAAAGAGGACCGGCTGGGATCTCGTCACTTAAGGAATGAATGAAGGAAGATAGGGTTGGAGGCGATTGGTAGAACGTGGGTTCGACACCTACATATCTGAGTGGTATCATTTGGAAGTTTTTACAAACTTAATTCTGCTCCAACGTGTGAATGTCATACAGTCTGTTCAGCTTCACATGGGTGGAAATAACCAGGTTGGTGGGATCATTGGATTTGCCAAATTGCCATAGAGAATAACACCACCCATGCAACAAGCAAGAGCAGCATCTTATCAAGAAAAATCATTGCTGAAGGAATGTTTGTCCCAGCAGGCAACAGTGTGGATCCACAATCATCAGTGTCTTGACAAAATGGAACGTGAAACAATATCATTCGAGAAAAGATGTAGGAACAAACAGAAAAGGGTCAGTTAATATTCAATTTTCCAAACGTTTAATTTGATTAATGTTACGATTTTGGCATAAGGAACGCCTTATGAGAAGCACAACTCATGGATCATTTGTTGATCACCAAAGTTCAGGTACACTAACAATACCCAGAAGAGGTTGTTAGCCGTCTTCTGTGTTTTTGTTCATATAATTCTATGCATTGTTCACATGAACTATAAGAACCATCGTATGATTCGTATCACACAAAAATATGAACACctcttggaaaaaaaaaattcaggttTTCGAGTTTACAATTGCTACAGCCCTATTATAGTTCATTCGCTTCAACATTTGAGTGTTTTTCAGTGGTGCCGTCGCAGTTTGATCTAACATCTTCCAAGCTACTTCTATCAGTACATTGAGATTTTGGGGTTTCCTCATCGTTGTCATTCTTTGGTACTGATAAGTACTCGAGAGCGGTCACTACATCAGTAATTAACGGTCGGGTAGCTGCTTCTTCTTGGAGACACATAGCTGCCACTGCAAGAGCTTGGTACAAACCCTTAACTGGGAAATTCCCCTCCAGTCTAGGATCAGCCATTAATGTGAACTTGTTCTTGTCTTTAAACAGTGGCTGTGCCTGCAATAACAGAAACGAGAggttcaatcaagaaaaatattaaGAGTTGAAGTGTATCCTCTGATGCGAAATTGGAGTTTCAATGAACATACCCAGGTAACAAGATTTTGCTCATCTGTCGGTTTTGAAGTGTCGATAGCTCTTCTTCCAGTAATTATCTCGAGAAACACGACACCGAAGCTATATACATCAGACATGGTTGTTAACTGACCCGTCATTGCGTACTCAGGTGCACAATAACCATATGTTCCCATAACCCTTGTGGAAACATGGCTCTTATCACCAGTTGGACCTAACTTGGCTAGGCCGAAATCAGACAGCTTTGGGTTGTAATCCTCGTCTAAGAGTATATTCGATGCCTTGAAATCGCGATAAATTACTGGTGGACTAGCTTTGTCATGCAAGTACTCCAGCCCTCTGGCAGCACCTTGAGCTATTTTCATTCTAGTACCCCAATCCAAGGGCTGCCTATTGGGAGGCACATCTGTAAATCCAAAATGTTTTTAAAAATCAGCATTTTCCTTAATTTGTATATGCATGGGCGACAGGCTATATTATAGAGAGATAGAGACAGTGCATATATACCAAGAAGATGATCTTCCAAAGAGCCCAATGCCATGTACTCGTAAACCAAAATTCTTTGTTCTCCATCAGCGCAATAACCTATCAAGTTTACGAGGTTTTGATGATGGAGTAGACTCAGCATCAAAACTTCGACAAGGAACTCTCTATTACCTTGCAGTCCATTCCGATCAAGTTGCTTAACAGCTACAACCTGCAAGTCACGTAGATTAACGAGTACTCCGCAATAAGTTTTTTCAACTAGTATCGAGATAAATTTGTGAGACAAAGTATAAAAGAATCTGCAATCACCTGATTTATGTTGTCAATGAATCCCTTATAAACTCTTCCAAAACCGCCTTCACCAACTAAACATTCTGGTTTGAAGTTCTTGGTTGCAGTTGCTAATTCTCGAAACGTAAACGTCTTGGAAGCAATATTGCCATTCCCACCAAGCTTTAGTATCTCATCTGTTATAATCTGCTTGCCACTGTCTATGCAATATACAATAATTATGTGGAAATGAGTTGTGAACGAGATCCATTGAAAGAAATAATGTCTACTTTGCAGAAAACAACATAAAGGCAGATAAGAGCTACACAATTAGCACTCCACTTCAAACATCTTATTAACAATTTAAACTAGATAATTCTCAATTAATGCTACCTACAATTGATCAGATTTCGCTAAGTGTGATTAACAAAATATTAGAACCCTTAACAAAATGATTCATTGAAACTCAATCCTACATGGAGAAAATGGATTAATGCTTAGGTATATGGAGAAGATGACAACAACTAAACTTACTACTGGATTTGAAAGAGATTCTCTCCACAAATGATGCTAAAGCACTCCTCTGTTTCTGATCAATCTTGTTTTTCTTAAATGATTTCCTGACTTCCTCTGCCTTGAAACAACATGGTAAACACCTCAACATCTTTCCAGTTTCCTCTTGATTATACCCAACAAAATGCACAGGGGAATTGTTTCTTATCCTCAGCAATCCATGCAGCttttaaattttcaaaaataaaccCAAACCATTAAAGCTCAATATCCTCATCAAATCAACAAAATCCCATTTCAGAAACCAGAAAACTTTTCGAAGTTTTCTGGTTTCTGATGAACAAAAATTCTATATCAACTTCCGTCAAAATTAATCACAACCCGAAACCTATTGAATTGAGACAGAGTAGATTTGTGATTATCTCAAACAAATCAGAATGACCTAATTTTAGCAATCTCTGTTTGAAACTATATGTAAATTGAAGTTGTTTGAGAATGAAGAAAATTCCCTGTTTATCAACTAACTTCTCGTTTCCAAAAAACTAACCGTTTTTAGGGGGCTTTTACGTCGTGGCAACATTATCCAAAGACATTTGAGTATCTGGAATATTAAAATTAATTAATTGCttaatcttatataactacagaTTTTCAAATGTCACTCCATTTGGTTCTGGAAGAATATAATGGGGTGCATGATGCGTATGATTCTATTCTGTAATTAGTTATGGATTGCACGACTAatttgataaatttaggattATAAACAGGTATAGGTCTGATTTTCAACCCGATAGACAACCATAGGGCTGTTTTTTTCAAATTTGCAAATCTAGGTCTCCGTCCATGTTTCCATCCAAATCCGTTACTTTTGTCAATTACTCGGTCAACAAGGTCAATTTCTCATCACATGAGATGAGTTAATGACGCGCAATTATCCATTTGCCCTCTATACACGTGTAATCATCTCGGTGTTTGATCAGATTCTAGTATTAATCCCGAAAAAAATCAACGGGTTAGATTAAATACTCCTcccttttatgttttcttttcacCATTCAGTCTCACTTCTGTTGATGTATCAGCCATCGCAGCCATCGATTTGAGAAGTGGCggagaagaatttgaagaaaatggTGAACTGAGGGTATTTGTCGATCGATTGAGACATGAATATGAGGTCAAGAAGCAAATAAAGCTTGGTGAAATCGAGAAGAAACCGGGTTAAGACATGAAATTTTCTTCCATGGATTTAGATCGAATTGTTAACAGTCTAGGGTTTGTATTGGTGCTGtaaagatgatgaaattgatCTTTGCTGTCTGATTCAAGGGTTTTGATGAGATCTGGAGATGGAAGAGAAAGGTCGTGTGTGTTGAATTCATGGGTTTTGGCTGAATTCAAACTCTCAATTGAAGGAAGAATCTGAAGGTTAGGGTTTGTGTGGAATTTGGCCCCAACTGCATTTTTTGTTGAAATCAACAGATGGTGTTGCTGAGAAGGTGGATTGTAGCATTGTGCTGGTGATATGAAATTATTGATCTACAACTTCATTAAGCTGCAATGAAGATTAATGGAGGAGAATAagtgtttagaagaataaggaagaTGGGTTTAGGTTGATTGAATTCGAGTGTTGCTGATGAAGATTGGTTTGAATGGTTTGCAAGGATTGGTGGTgctatggtgatgaaattataatTTGGGTTGTAGTTGTTGATTTCGAAGCAATTGAAGGTGGTTTCTGTGAATCAGAagaagaattagggttcttgatgGTTTTCGAATGGGCAGAGTTAAGAGCGGATTGAGGATTCTGGTAAGTGTGTTTGTTGTTGAGAATCACTGTTAGGGTTTGAATCTGTTATGAATTTGAAGCTCAACAATGAATGGATGGGTGTGTGAAAGAGTTGATTTGGGGTTTTGATAATTTTTGAAGCTAAGGACAGGAATGAACGAGATTGAGATGTTGCTGCTGTGGGTTATGGTGAATTTATAAGTTAGAGCATGGATCTGTCGGAAGTGGAAATTATGGGTCATTTTGATGTTGGATTTTCTGCTGAGAAGATTGTGGCAGTGATTCTGGGTATTAACAGAATGAGGATTGGGGTTTGAGTTGTTCTGAGATGAATTGGGGCTTGTTGAAGTCTTATCTATTGCTAACAATTGAAGATGATAGACGTTGGTTATTTGTGGTGATGAACATGGAGTCGGTTGAATCTGTTATTGCAGGCAGTTGAAGCGTGAGGCTCTATAGAAGATGACACTGGTGTTGTTGTAATGGGGTAAGAAGATGTATGTTTCTCCTCTGCTAAGATTGGAATGGAGGAGTGAACTATTTAGATGTATTCTTAGGATTTGAAGCTGAAGTTGTTTTGGTgctaattgattcaagtgaacaaGAAAATATGGTGTTGTGTTTTGTTGGTTCCTATAAATGGGTAGCTGTTGGTTTGATAGCTGAGATGAGAAGAAGACAAAGTGGATTCTTGCTGGTGAGATTTAACAAATTTAGAaaatggtgttggtggtgatTGCAGTGAAGCAATGAACTGGTGCAGCTACAGATGGTACTGGTGGTATGGAGATAAAAGTGGAAATGGTGTTGATGGGATTCAACTGAAATGGTTGTAATGTGGTAGTGCTATAGATTGAAGTTGTTCATAGTGTTGTTGCAGAAATAGATGAATGCCTGAGCAAGAAACAAGTAAgagcttttttttttattgtttttttgtcTTAGGCAAGCAACAAGTATGGAAGATCCGCTCGGACTAAAGACTAGTTCTCCGTCATGTTATAGGTGAACGCAGAGAGCAAGATGCAACCATTATGACAGAGAAGTAAATGCTGCAGATAGAGTTCTTAGCAGTCTGGGAAGATGACAATTATCTGGTTAGTAAGTGGTTGTTGTCTCCTCCTTAAAAAAAAATTTCAGACTTGTCGCATGGAAGAGCAATTGCAGAATTTTAgacatcatcaaattttttttGATCCATGGGGAATCTGCTTTTCAGAcaggaaaaatatttttaagtCTCACTTGATGCAGCAAATCGAGTTGGTGTTCTGCAGTGGAAGTGATGTGACCCAATTCGGGAGTGACATGTGTCAAAATATGGTGACGTGGACAGATTAATGAGTGTACAAGTACACGTCATTACCCAGTCAGAACCGAGTTATTGTACAGAAGTAACAGAATCGGCGAGTTACAGTGCAATTCTACGAGTTCAATGATTCGAAGGGCTTAATTATATTTTTAACCTATACTAACGGTGCCAAAAAGGTGGATAACCACCGTTAGCTATTTTTTCAATAAAACGGTCAAAACCGACCTAGAtttgtaattttcaaaaaaaCGGGCCTATGATTATCACCCTGAAAAAAACAGGCATATATctgtttttcacccataaattTATTGTAGGATGCTAGGATTGCGTCCGAAGTGCACAAATGCATTAGGATTATATGCGGACAACAACTTAGATGACTTTGTAACCTATATATGTGTGCTAAGCTCACAGCCGAAAGTACGCCAATCTCATATCGGTATGTCCTTTCTGTTGGAGGCTCGGAACCTTTTCAAGTTCCATAAACTTGTGGATGACCCGTTCGTTTTTCACATACATGACATTTTTTGCCAAATTAATATGACATATGATCCTGATATCTTGACCAAACTTAACAAGATAGTTGGTAACTAGTTTATCTATGATGGTTTTGATTGTGATTTTtaacctagcatttttaggggtgATCCCGAAGAAATTAAGGCGATTTTTTTATTCTCATCCCATAGATGTGGTTATAGGATGTCCTAGTAGTTAGAAAATACATATATACCTTTTTATAGTCGGTAGTTTAGTATTGGTTTTTTCAACCGATTATGATTGTATTCTTCTCTTCTTTGctttgttttgaaaaataaataaatttggggttactatcataatcggtagataataaatatcACGAAACTACCAATTGtcaaaatagagaaattcaatggGGCAACTATCATAATcgttaga includes the following:
- the LOC113287900 gene encoding probable serine/threonine-protein kinase PBL23 isoform X2, with amino-acid sequence MLSLLHHQNLVNLIGYCADGEQRILVYEYMALGSLEDHLLDVPPNRQPLDWGTRMKIAQGAARGLEYLHDKASPPVIYRDFKASNILLDEDYNPKLSDFGLAKLGPTGDKSHVSTRVMGTYGYCAPEYAMTGQLTTMSDVYSFGVVFLEIITGRRAIDTSKPTDEQNLVTWAQPLFKDKNKFTLMADPRLEGNFPVKGLYQALAVAAMCLQEEAATRPLITDVVTALEYLSVPKNDNDEETPKSQCTDRSSLEDVRSNCDGTTEKHSNVEANEL
- the LOC113287900 gene encoding probable serine/threonine-protein kinase PBL23 isoform X1, giving the protein MLRCLPCCFKAEEVRKSFKKNKIDQKQRSALASFVERISFKSSNSGKQIITDEILKLGGNGNIASKTFTFRELATATKNFKPECLVGEGGFGRVYKGFIDNINQVVAVKQLDRNGLQGNREFLVEVLMLSLLHHQNLVNLIGYCADGEQRILVYEYMALGSLEDHLLDVPPNRQPLDWGTRMKIAQGAARGLEYLHDKASPPVIYRDFKASNILLDEDYNPKLSDFGLAKLGPTGDKSHVSTRVMGTYGYCAPEYAMTGQLTTMSDVYSFGVVFLEIITGRRAIDTSKPTDEQNLVTWAQPLFKDKNKFTLMADPRLEGNFPVKGLYQALAVAAMCLQEEAATRPLITDVVTALEYLSVPKNDNDEETPKSQCTDRSSLEDVRSNCDGTTEKHSNVEANEL